CAAcacaggaggggggagggggccactcggcccatcaaacctGTTCCGTTGTCCAGTGAGATCATGGTTGTTTGCGTGCTATAAATCAGTCCGCCCTGCATTCCCCACCTTTGATAAACAAAATAAATCTTATCCGCCAGTTTTGAACTTACCCTGTGACTAAGCATTGACCAGCAAGCACACAGGAGTTCCGGGTTTTGAACCAGTCTTTGTATGTGCActttaaaaaagacacagtgtgctggagtaacttagggttagggctggagtaacttagcaggtcaggcagcatccctggagaacgtgtacaagtgacgtttcaggtcgggatcctacttcagactcaGGCTGTACGTaagtcataggggcagaattaggccattcggcccatcaagtctactccgtcattcaatcatggctgatccatccctcctaaccccattcacctgacttctccccataaataAAGCTCTAGACAGCTGTTTACTTGTGTAAAAGCTTTGTGGTGTTAGAATCTCCAACAAGAGTAAATAGTTTGCAACCACCATCCATTCTACTTactgcaggtccaccaccgattttctggcaactggtggtccggcacctcctttaatccggacaaaattacgagagggcGCTTGAATTTGCCCCTTGCAGCCAGGGCtcaggaactccagcccagccggagccggcagatctgttcccgtAGCCGACTTCTGCAGCCGATTTTGCGGGCCGATATCTCGGCTCCTCGGCTGACCGTTGGTCTCCTCTCGGAGGCTGTGaccacctctgttggtccagcaataTGGATAATTCAAAAAGGCTCTGAAGCCAAAAATgctagaaaatcagtggtggaactgtcttTGAAATTGTAATCAAATCACCTCTTAGTCTAAATTCTCTCCTAATTTAAGTCTGGGGGACTGGATATCATTCCGGGAAATCCTATCGCGCTCCCTCCAAATCCAGTATATTCTTCCAAGCATGACTTAGTAGAACAACTGATTGATCTAACTAGGGCTTTGTGTAGCTTCAACACACCACATGGTCCTTGGTCTTCATGTTATAAAGGACAACGCTCTAATCGACTTCCCATGACACCTTAATGGATTCCTTTGAGTCACTTTTAACTGCCCTTTACATTTACCATTTTGCTATTTAGAAAATCTATTCTCTTTGGGTCTAAAGTAGTCAGCATTGATATCCATACGGCAGAGTCTTGTCATCCAACTTCATCTGTTGGTTTCCCAGTgttggcacaaggaactgcagatgatgaaatcttgagcaaaacacgagtgctggagtaattcagcgggtcaggcagcatcgctggaaaaaaaggatgagacttttcaggttgggacccttcttctgaagaaggatcctgacccgaaatgtcacacattcttcttctcccgatatgctgcgtgacccactgagttactccagcactttgtgcctatcattggttaaaaaaacagcatctgcagtactttgtttctgcctgcagcccatcgagtccacgctgaccatcgatcgccctttTACACTTGttccaagttatcccactttctaatccgttctctacacactgggggcaatttacagaggccaattaacctacaaactcacaggtTTTGGggatgggagaaaaccggagtacttagaggaaacccatgcagtcaaagggagaacatgcaaactccacaaaaacagcacccaaggtcagtattgaacccagatccctggagctgtgaggcagctgctctaccatctgtgccaccctgggtcagaagaaggggtataacccgaaacatcacccgtctagtctctccacagatgctgcctgacccgctgagttcctcctgcactttgtgttttgatatcACTCAGTAATTTGGAGAATGCATCTGCACCATTGATCACTGGTTGATGTAGACACGTGGCTGTTTATCCCACAGCTTACAACATTCATCAATGATTCCCGATCTgctctttatccctgttccacaAGCACAGAGCTGAATAATTTGCCTACAACCTCACCATCCTCAAGTGGCAAATATAGCCTCTCGTGAGGAACAGTAGCAAATGTGTATTGATTAGACACAGAATTATCGTCCGTGGACATTCCCCCAAAACATGTCCACAATCACCTCCTTCAAAACGTGCAATGGAATTAATCGGGTACAACCCACAAAGTTGTCTGGTTCTCTCAGCTCATCAAAGCGTTCAAATGGACAATCCTGAATTATAGCATTCCCCAATCATTGATctacacttccatttcatctttccctcactctctcactcgcATTCGTTCCTTCAGCACTCTCTCCCACCCAGGCATTTTCCATTCACACATTATGCCTCTCGTCTTGCGCAGTGTGGAAGTGCAACTGTGTACAACCGTGTACACCCGGAAAGGGTAAAGCAGATTGGGAGGGGTACAAGTGCAGCAGCTAATCCCTGAACAGACCCTGGTGGCAACTGGGACCAGCTCGCCTCTTGCAGCGAGCCCAAGTCCATAATCGAGTCTTGCTCCCAGGGTCCACGTCTGCCGCTCCTGGTTTCCGTGGGGTCAGGAGGTCGGGAAACGGCCGCAGTGCTTCAGTTTGCGAGTCAGGGATTCCGTCGGACACGTAATTCGGGACAGGCAAACAGAGCAAAGAGATATGGTCTTGCAGGGCggccatcttgcttcaaagcccaAGGGTGTGAAGAGGAAGGAAGGCCACgatccaccctccccccacctcctgttGGCCTCAAGGCTTGGACTCAGGACCCAAGGGACCGAGCCTCCTCTTCAGAGCGTAGAAATCTGCCAATGGAAACACAAAAGGACGAGATAGAACAGGTTAATAGCACAGCACATAGAACTGCACAgcacagaattagaccattcagcccacaatgtctgtgccgaacataatccatgtcccttcattccctgcattaaAGGAACATTAAAGACGTGCAGATTGCaatcgtgtggagtttgcacatgccAGCacttccttcttcagatatggggtccaaaattgctcacaatactccaaatgcggcctgaacagtgccttatagaccctcagcattacatccgtgttttagTATTCTAACCCTCTTaagataaatgctagcattgcgctTGCCTTCCATACTACCGatctgacttgcagattaactttttacaCCAAGACTCTTTACACCTCGGATTTCACgaatatttcagatttcccaggtcctagtctctcccaccagtggaaacatcctctccacatccagtctacccaagcctttcattatttgttaagtttcaatgaggtcccccctcatctttctaaactccagcgagtgcaggcccagtgctgtcaaacgctcatcctaggttaacccactcattctgctCAATCATGAGCGGCGGTTAGTCCACTGTGTCCTACCTGTGATGAGAGCTTGCTTCCTCTTGCGGCTGAGCGGTGAGTTTGGTTTCTGCTCAGGCGATGGGGACCTCTCCCGGGGTGCCTCCCCCGGCCCTGGTGGCTCCAGCAGCCGCCTCTGCTGGGATCCCCGCACGGGACGGTAGAAGGACGGGACGTCCTGGCTCGGCACGGCTTCCCACTGGAGGTTCCCCTTCAAGGGCCGCTCCGCTTCGAAGTCGAAGGCCCACCGCCGGGCTGCCGCCTCCAGGCCGCTTCTGAGCTCGGCCCTGA
This region of Rhinoraja longicauda isolate Sanriku21f chromosome 24, sRhiLon1.1, whole genome shotgun sequence genomic DNA includes:
- the LOC144605490 gene encoding cyclin-dependent kinase inhibitor 1-like, whose protein sequence is MDESSSSACEQWRVLVGKRGPVRQSLFGPVDGRQVRAKFRAELRSGLEAAARRWAFDFEAERPLKGNLQWEAVPSQDVPSFYRPVRGSQQRRLLEPPGPGEAPRERSPSPEQKPNSPLSRKRKQALITDFYALKRRLGPLGPESKP